Within Syntrophorhabdaceae bacterium, the genomic segment CATCGGAATGATTGCGCTGATTATTTTACTGGCAGCGGGGATCCCTATCGCTTTTGGTATGGCCCTGGTGGGTATAGTTGGTTTGTTGATAACCACAGGCCCTGACATAACCTGGGCATCGCTGCAACTTCTGCCCCTCAGTTCCATTGCCTCTTATTCTCTTGTACTCATCCCGCTTTTCGTGCTCATGGGAAGTTTGGCAGGGGTAGCCGGGATTACAAAAGACCTCTATGATACCGGGTACAAATGGTTTGGCCGTTTACCAGGTGGGCTTGCCATTTCCACTGTATTTGCCTGTGCGGGTTTTGCAGCCTGCACGGGTTCGAGTGTGGGGATGGTGGCAGC encodes:
- a CDS encoding TRAP transporter large permease subunit, with product MDPLYIAVIGMIALIILLAAGIPIAFGMALVGIVGLLITTGPDITWASLQLLPLSSIASYSLVLIPLFVLMGSLAGVAGITKDLYDTGYKWFGRLPGGLAISTVFACAGFAACTGSSVGMVAA